GATTATCTGGGGGCCAGTTTAGGCTGAACCTTGCTGATACGTTCCAATGAAAATCACTTGAGGTAAGAGTGTGTGAAGTCTGTGTGTATGTTGAGCAGGTAAAGATGCCTCACTGGCCTTCATCACTGGCGATTTCACAGAAGGCAGTTTGACAGACGATGTGTCCAGTCTATCTCCTGTGCAGGTGGTGGCCTTGTATGACTGGCTCGCCTTCTATCAGCGGGAATACCACCCTGTAGGTACGTTACATCCCGTCACCTTAAGTTAAAAGTCCACACCTTGTAACAGGTGCGTTTGAGAAGGTGTGGTAGGAGCTGGTGGAGCTGCAGTTACACCACAGCTTTCATAAATTAATAAGCACCATCTGGGAATGTTTAATTTGTCAAATTTTGCATTCTTATGAATAACAGCCTGATTAATACAGAAATGTTTGCCTAATAACTGCTGTGTCATTTCCCCGTCAATGGTTGTGTGTTCCACCTTAGGCCGATTAATAGGCCGATTCTACACGGAGAGCGGGCAGCCCACAGAGGCTCTTTTACAGCTGGAGGTGTTGCTGGCAGAGAGTCAGCAAATCACAGCACAAACTCAAGCTCAAAGGTTACAAACACCAGCTTGTAACTCAGAATGGAGTGCCGCCACGGGAGGACGGGTCTGGTGCTCGAGTAAGAGGTACGGCTGCCTGATGAAATACTGACCTGACAGAGCATGCCCGTGCACACACCTCCTACCGGCCAGGATAACAGGGATAcatcatgattttttttgtttgtttgtttttgtcagtgGGGGTGTGGAAAGGGACTGGACAGGTGTCCCCAGGAAGCTGTTCTCTCCAGGCTCCAGCAGCACTCGCTGTGTCTGTGTTAAAATGCAGTCTGCAGGAGAGGAAAATCCCAACCTGCAGGAATATGAGGGCTGCCCTCCACATGCCGAGTCCTGTCCACTGGAAGATTCTGAGGAGTAGACCAGAACACACTGACTCAATCATGTAGCTTGCTTGAGAacccttttttgtttttatttaaaaaaaaaaaaaagatggatttGTCTTTTAACATCAAAAGGAGGGAACTTAAGAAAGAAGCCCTGTTTTGTTTTCCCAAATGAGGATGTATGTCACTGTTTAGTGATTGTTTTTTCCACtcaggacaaaaacaaaaagttaatCTTTGCTGTGTTGTTTTAGAACACAAACACATCACGGGCTAACCAGCAAATTAATGTCACTGGTTGGAACAATGTGAAAACTGAGTAAACTACTTTTTGTTGCCACTTGACAGGCAAAAATGTCACTACATGTGTACAGTAGCACAGAGaggatactacaacccctggcaaaaattatggaatcaccggcctcggaggatgttcattcagttgtttaattttgtagaaaaaaagcagatcacagacatgacacaaaactaaagtcatttcaaatggcaactttctggctttaagaaacactataagaaatcagggaaaaaattgtggcagtcagtaacggttacttttttagaccaagcagaggaaaaaaatatggaatcactcaattctgaggaaaaaattatggaatcatgaaaaacaaaagaaagctccaacacatcactagtattttgttgcaccacgtctggcttttataacagcttgcagtctctgaggcatggacttaatgagtgacaaacagtactcttcatcaatctggctccaactttctctgattgctgttgccagatcagctttgcaggttggagccttgtcatggaccattttcttcaacttccaccaaagattttcaattggattaagatctagactatttgcaggccatgacattgactctatgtgtctttttgcaaggaatgttttcacagtttttgctctatgggaagatgcattatcatcttgaaaaatgatatcatccccaaacatcctttcaattgatgggataagaaaagtgtccaaaatatcaacgtaaacttgtgcatttattgatgatgtaatgacagccatctccccagtgcctttacctgacatgcagccccatatcatcaatgactgtggaaatttacatgttctcttcaggcagtcatctttctaaatctcattggaatggcaccaaacaaaagttccagcatcatcaccttgcccaatgcagattcgaaatt
This genomic window from Thalassophryne amazonica chromosome 9, fThaAma1.1, whole genome shotgun sequence contains:
- the LOC117517851 gene encoding neuferricin isoform X1, whose amino-acid sequence is MLSHVLFFLSVLLAVLLIPRDWFGNKSLRLLTTRELSLYDGEVTSKGLYLAILGHVFDVQKGYKHYGPGGAYHLMAGKDASLAFITGDFTEGSLTDDVSSLSPVQVVALYDWLAFYQREYHPVGRLIGRFYTESGQPTEALLQLEVLLAESQQITAQTQAQRLQTPACNSEWSAATGGRVWCSSKSGGVERDWTGVPRKLFSPGSSSTRCVCVKMQSAGEENPNLQEYEGCPPHAESCPLEDSEE
- the LOC117517851 gene encoding neuferricin isoform X2, which encodes MLSHVLFFLSVLLAVLLIPRDWFGNKSLRLLTTRELSLYDGEVTSKGLYLAILGHVFDVQKGYKHYGPGGAYHLMAGRLIGRFYTESGQPTEALLQLEVLLAESQQITAQTQAQRLQTPACNSEWSAATGGRVWCSSKSGGVERDWTGVPRKLFSPGSSSTRCVCVKMQSAGEENPNLQEYEGCPPHAESCPLEDSEE